The Microcystis panniformis FACHB-1757 region ACGGTTCCTTGGTGTAAAACCGTGACTTTACGGGCAATTTGCCGGACAAATTCCATATCGTGTTCAATGACAATAATTGAATGACTTTCCGCTAGATTTAATAACAAATTACCCACGTTTTCCGTTTCCTCATCGGTTAATCCTGCTACGGGTTCATCTACTAGCAGTAAATCTGGTGACTGGGCCACTAATTGACCAATTTCTAAGCGTTGTTTTTCGCCGTGGGAAAGTAAAGAAGCGGATAAATCAGCTTTAGCAGTTAACCCGATAATTTCCAATAAACCAATAACTTTTCTGCTATCTTCTAGCGGAGGACGACCGAAAAGAGTTGAGAAAACATTTTTATTACGGTTGCTAACTAAATCGAGATTTTCTCGGACAGTTAGATTTAAATATACCCTAGGAGTTTGGAATTTGCGACCAATACCTAAACGAGCGATCGCAAATTCGGGAATTTTGCGGAGATCTCGACCTTTAAATAATACCCGTCCGATGGTGGGTTGCACTTTCCCCGTAATCACATCTAAAAAAGTGGTTTTTCCCGCACCATTGGGACCGATAATCACCCGCAATTCTCCCGTATCCATACTGAAATTAAGATTATTGAGAGCTTTAAAACCCCCAAAACTAACGGTAAGATTCTCGATTTCTAAGATTTTTCCAGTCATAATTTCTAAGAGGGAATAGGGAAGTATTTTCAGTGAACAGTAATCAGTGAACTGAAAACTCACATCTGATAACTGATAACTGATAACTGATAGCTAAGATCACTTATGCTCTAATTCTTCTTTTTCCAGTTGCACTTCCGGAGCTTCCTCAATACTAGGATAGGTAATTAAAGTTTTGCGGAAACCAAAATGAGTCAGCAAACGTTTAATTCCACCGAGAAGACCATCGGGAAGCACTGTCACCACAATTAGGAATAGGGCCCCTTGGAAAAATACCCAGACTTCCGGAAATTGTTCGCTTAAAAAAGTTTGGGCTAGGCGTACTAATAAAGTACCGACAACTGCCCCCACAAGAGTAGCACGTCCCCCCACAGCCACCCAAATCACCATTTCAATGGAAAAAGCCACATCCATAGAGTTAGGGGTGATAATTCCCGTTTGCACGGTATAAAGGGCGCCTGCAACACCAGCAATCGCCCCAGAAATGCCAAAAACTAACACCTTAAACCAAGTAGGATCATAACCGGAAAAACGGACACGCACCTCATCATCGCGAATGGCGACTAATAAGCGCCCAAATCTGCCCGTAGTTAACCAACGACAGAGGAGATAAATAGCCAGTAAACAGACAATTGTGAGTAAATAAAAGGCCACTTGAACGGCATCGGAACCCACCAGCAAACCGAAAATTGTTTGGGTATCGGTTTTTAAGCCATTAGTGCCGTTAATTAACTTTTGTTGACCGTTAAAAAAGTTAAAAAATACCAGTAAAGCCGCTTGGGTCAAAATCGAGAAATAAACCCCTTTAATGCGGTTGCGGAAGATTAAATAACCCAATAATCCCGCCACGATCGCTGGTACGATAATTAGGGCTAGAATTGTCAAAGGTAGGGAATAAAAAGGTTGCCAAATAAAAGGTAATTCTGTCACCCCGTAGAGAGTAAAAAATTCGGGCATTTGTCCGGGGGGTAACTGAAGATTTAGGTACATGGCCAAAGCGTAACCACCGAGGGCAAAAAATATGCCATGACCAAGACTTAATAAACCCGTATAACCCCAGATTAAATCTATCCCCAAAGCGACAATAGCGAAGGAAA contains the following coding sequences:
- the urtD gene encoding urea ABC transporter ATP-binding protein UrtD; this translates as MTGKILEIENLTVSFGGFKALNNLNFSMDTGELRVIIGPNGAGKTTFLDVITGKVQPTIGRVLFKGRDLRKIPEFAIARLGIGRKFQTPRVYLNLTVRENLDLVSNRNKNVFSTLFGRPPLEDSRKVIGLLEIIGLTAKADLSASLLSHGEKQRLEIGQLVAQSPDLLLVDEPVAGLTDEETENVGNLLLNLAESHSIIVIEHDMEFVRQIARKVTVLHQGTVLCEGNMEQIQNDPKVIEVYLGSSEE
- the urtC gene encoding urea ABC transporter permease subunit UrtC; protein product: MITETITRNESRQREKKKLITEIAVIVSLVVIFAVLLPLALSAFRLRLLGRFLSFAIVALGIDLIWGYTGLLSLGHGIFFALGGYALAMYLNLQLPPGQMPEFFTLYGVTELPFIWQPFYSLPLTILALIIVPAIVAGLLGYLIFRNRIKGVYFSILTQAALLVFFNFFNGQQKLINGTNGLKTDTQTIFGLLVGSDAVQVAFYLLTIVCLLAIYLLCRWLTTGRFGRLLVAIRDDEVRVRFSGYDPTWFKVLVFGISGAIAGVAGALYTVQTGIITPNSMDVAFSIEMVIWVAVGGRATLVGAVVGTLLVRLAQTFLSEQFPEVWVFFQGALFLIVVTVLPDGLLGGIKRLLTHFGFRKTLITYPSIEEAPEVQLEKEELEHK